In Geminocystis sp. NIES-3709, a single genomic region encodes these proteins:
- a CDS encoding helix-turn-helix domain-containing protein, whose protein sequence is MRFVTRLAPETQQLLKTIEQKSKYYQVRHRAKSILLSYQGYEITQIMLILNISRNTIYNWLNNWEKNGLNGLYSLKGRGRKSTLNEQQELKVKEWIKSHPKTLKIVQEKIENEWEIKISKDTKKD, encoded by the coding sequence ATGCGATTTGTTACCAGATTAGCCCCAGAAACACAACAGTTATTAAAGACTATTGAACAAAAAAGTAAATACTATCAAGTTAGACATCGAGCAAAGTCGATTTTGTTAAGTTATCAAGGTTATGAAATTACTCAAATAATGTTAATATTAAATATTAGTAGAAATACAATTTATAATTGGCTTAATAATTGGGAAAAAAATGGTTTAAATGGATTATATAGCTTGAAGGGAAGAGGAAGAAAATCAACTTTAAATGAGCAACAAGAATTAAAAGTAAAAGAATGGATAAAATCTCATCCAAAAACCTTAAAGATAGTTCAAGAAAAAATAGAAAATGAGTGGGAGATAAAAATAAGCAAAGATACGAAAAAAGATTAG
- a CDS encoding IS630 family transposase: MGWYRFKKKVKGEVCPELYLQKKRQLEQLKRAENEGKIDIYYGDESGFSLGPCLPYGWQEKGRKIERESSLSKRLNVLGFMKKNNELESYVFESSINSDVVIACIDNLSKKIKKETVLVMDNASIHQNKKFWNKEEEWGKKGLKIFFLPLYSPQLNKIEILWRFMKYKWLENSCYKSYLDLVKGVENILINFGLKCTINFA, encoded by the coding sequence ATGGGGTGGTATCGGTTCAAGAAAAAGGTAAAAGGGGAAGTATGCCCTGAATTATACTTACAAAAAAAGAGACAATTAGAGCAACTAAAAAGAGCAGAAAATGAAGGAAAAATAGATATATATTATGGTGATGAAAGTGGATTTAGTTTAGGACCTTGTTTACCTTATGGATGGCAAGAAAAAGGGAGAAAAATAGAAAGAGAAAGTAGCCTAAGTAAAAGATTAAATGTGTTAGGATTTATGAAAAAAAATAATGAGTTAGAAAGCTATGTATTTGAGTCATCAATCAATAGTGATGTCGTGATAGCTTGTATAGATAACTTGAGTAAAAAAATAAAGAAGGAAACAGTATTAGTAATGGATAATGCCTCGATTCATCAAAATAAAAAATTCTGGAATAAAGAAGAAGAATGGGGAAAAAAAGGATTAAAAATATTCTTTCTACCACTCTATTCACCACAATTAAACAAAATAGAAATACTGTGGAGATTTATGAAATATAAATGGTTAGAGAACTCCTGTTATAAAAGTTATTTAGATTTAGTAAAAGGAGTAGAAAATATTCTTATAAACTTTGGTTTAAAATGTACAATTAATTTTGCCTAG
- a CDS encoding transposase → MCRRANRAYCKEKGIKMNGTALGRLKKNVSAEEKREAKENEKIRNRVEGKLGEGKRRYGLNKIMTKLPSTSMTVISLTFLIMHLSYLYRQVVVIFLCLFSEINDHQKLTITKDY, encoded by the coding sequence ATATGCAGAAGGGCAAATAGAGCCTATTGTAAGGAAAAAGGGATAAAAATGAATGGAACTGCATTGGGAAGACTGAAGAAAAATGTAAGTGCAGAGGAAAAAAGAGAGGCAAAAGAAAATGAAAAAATCAGAAATAGAGTGGAAGGAAAATTAGGGGAAGGAAAAAGAAGGTACGGGTTAAATAAAATAATGACAAAACTGCCATCAACATCAATGACAGTTATATCACTAACATTTTTAATCATGCATTTATCTTACCTGTATCGGCAGGTAGTGGTGATTTTTTTGTGTCTATTTTCAGAAATAAACGATCATCAAAAGCTAACAATAACAAAAGATTATTAA
- the mutS gene encoding DNA mismatch repair protein MutS — MTEIVTNKATRNSPHEDYHPINRGDLTPMYQHYVEVKEQYPNSLLLYRVGDFFECFFQDAVTISQELELVITSKDAGQNVGRIAMTGVPHHALDRYARQLVEKGYAVVICDQVEDAATAAAEKRIVKRAITKLLTPGTITEDEMLPSKQNNFLGAVVVAKEYWGLAYADISTGEFFTTQSRDLNALSTELLRLQPAEILFPVNAPDINSLLRPGQKSDSLPDFLPDCFCYSLRSQKAFDINEAKPRLLVEFKLKSLEGVGCEHLPLAIRAAGGLLEYVQDTQKANQVPLQLIRTYNIADYLVLDSTTRRNLEITNTVRDNTFHGSLLWALDKTCTAMGARALRRWLLQPLINKLGIIARQDTIAELMENLPLREEIRQLFKNIYDLERITGRVGAGTANPKELLNLGDSLVKLTYLAELAKEGNSPYFQALQNVPPELEELGKKVLDTIVEFPPQHVKEGGIIRDSVNQQLDDMRRLIDGDREWLANLEVTERQRTGITNLKVGYNKTFGYYISMPRSKAELAPENYQRKQTLLNEERYITAELKEKENRILNAKDDLAKFEYEIFVNLRSLVAEKTEEIRKVARAIAAMDVLSGLAELSVYQDYNRPEITNDRVIKIKNGRHPVVEKLLGFGMFVPNSTNLGSEKMPDLIILTGPNASGKSCYLRQVGLIQLMAQIGSFIPAESAKLSICDRIFTRVGAVDDIGTGQSTFMVEMNETANILNHATDKSLVLLDEIGRGTATFDGLSIAWAVAEYLAIEIQCRTIFATHYHELNELASILENVANYQVTVKELENDIIFLHEVKAGGADKSYGIEAGRLAGLPKVVISRAKQVMSQIEKHSKIAIGLRKNIKKLTPSKQENTEKIMNQLDIFE, encoded by the coding sequence ATGACTGAAATTGTCACGAATAAAGCCACCAGAAACTCCCCTCACGAGGATTATCACCCCATCAATCGAGGAGATTTAACCCCCATGTATCAGCATTATGTGGAGGTGAAAGAGCAATATCCTAATTCATTATTACTTTATAGGGTAGGTGACTTTTTTGAGTGTTTTTTTCAAGATGCCGTAACGATTTCTCAAGAATTAGAGTTAGTAATAACCAGCAAAGATGCAGGGCAAAATGTTGGTAGAATCGCTATGACAGGCGTACCTCATCATGCCCTCGATCGATATGCGAGACAATTGGTAGAAAAAGGTTATGCAGTGGTAATTTGTGATCAAGTAGAAGATGCTGCAACAGCGGCGGCGGAGAAAAGAATTGTTAAACGGGCAATCACTAAATTATTAACCCCCGGTACAATCACTGAAGACGAGATGTTACCCTCCAAACAAAATAACTTCTTAGGGGCTGTGGTGGTAGCGAAAGAATATTGGGGTTTAGCCTATGCAGACATCTCAACAGGGGAATTTTTCACCACCCAAAGTAGGGATTTAAACGCTTTATCTACTGAATTACTACGTTTACAACCAGCAGAGATATTATTTCCCGTTAATGCTCCCGATATTAATAGTTTACTACGTCCCGGTCAAAAATCCGATAGTCTTCCTGATTTTCTTCCTGATTGCTTTTGTTATTCGTTGCGATCGCAAAAAGCCTTTGACATCAACGAAGCCAAGCCCAGATTATTAGTGGAGTTTAAACTCAAATCCCTAGAGGGTGTAGGTTGTGAACATTTACCCTTAGCTATTCGTGCGGCGGGAGGATTACTAGAATATGTACAGGATACTCAAAAAGCGAATCAAGTACCATTACAACTTATTCGCACTTATAATATCGCTGATTATTTAGTCTTGGATAGTACCACGAGACGAAATCTCGAAATCACAAACACAGTGAGAGATAACACCTTTCACGGCTCTTTATTGTGGGCTTTAGATAAAACTTGTACAGCTATGGGTGCAAGGGCTTTGAGACGGTGGTTATTACAACCATTAATCAATAAGTTAGGAATTATTGCCCGTCAAGATACCATTGCGGAATTGATGGAAAATCTGCCCTTGAGAGAAGAAATTAGGCAATTATTTAAGAATATTTACGATTTAGAGAGGATAACGGGGAGAGTGGGTGCAGGTACAGCAAATCCCAAGGAATTACTTAATTTAGGCGATTCTTTAGTGAAATTAACCTATTTAGCGGAGTTAGCCAAAGAAGGTAATTCACCCTATTTTCAGGCTTTGCAAAATGTGCCTCCTGAGTTGGAAGAATTGGGGAAAAAAGTCTTAGATACCATTGTCGAATTTCCGCCCCAACACGTTAAGGAAGGGGGTATTATTCGGGATAGCGTAAATCAGCAGTTAGACGATATGCGCAGACTGATTGATGGTGATAGGGAATGGTTGGCAAATCTGGAAGTGACGGAAAGACAACGCACGGGAATTACTAATTTGAAGGTTGGTTATAACAAAACCTTCGGTTATTATATTAGTATGCCTCGATCAAAAGCAGAATTAGCCCCAGAAAATTATCAACGCAAACAAACATTATTAAACGAAGAAAGGTATATTACTGCTGAGTTAAAAGAAAAAGAAAATCGCATTTTAAATGCTAAAGATGATTTAGCTAAATTTGAATATGAAATATTTGTTAATTTACGCTCTTTAGTAGCAGAAAAAACGGAAGAAATTAGAAAAGTTGCCCGAGCAATAGCGGCGATGGATGTGTTATCAGGACTAGCAGAATTGTCTGTATATCAAGATTATAATCGACCTGAGATTACTAATGACAGAGTTATTAAAATTAAAAATGGTCGTCATCCAGTAGTCGAAAAATTATTAGGTTTTGGAATGTTTGTTCCCAATTCCACTAATTTAGGTTCAGAAAAAATGCCCGATTTAATCATATTAACAGGTCCTAATGCCAGTGGTAAAAGTTGTTATTTGCGTCAAGTCGGATTGATTCAATTAATGGCACAAATAGGCAGTTTTATTCCCGCCGAAAGTGCTAAATTATCTATATGCGATCGAATATTTACGAGAGTAGGAGCTGTGGATGACATCGGTACGGGGCAATCGACTTTTATGGTAGAAATGAACGAGACTGCAAATATTTTAAACCATGCCACTGATAAATCGTTGGTATTGCTTGATGAGATTGGAAGGGGTACAGCTACTTTTGACGGTTTATCTATAGCGTGGGCGGTTGCGGAGTATTTGGCGATCGAGATACAATGTCGTACAATTTTCGCTACCCATTACCATGAATTAAATGAATTAGCGTCTATCCTTGAAAATGTTGCGAATTATCAAGTTACGGTAAAAGAATTAGAAAATGACATCATCTTCTTGCATGAAGTCAAAGCAGGGGGGGCGGATAAATCCTACGGCATCGAAGCTGGAAGACTGGCAGGTTTACCAAAGGTAGTAATTAGCCGTGCAAAACAGGTAATGAGTCAAATCGAAAAACATAGTAAAATTGCGATCGGTTTAAGGAAAAATATCAAAAAATTAACTCCTTCTAAACAAGAAAATACAGAGAAAATAATGAACCAATTAGACATATTTGAATAG
- a CDS encoding site-specific DNA-methyltransferase — protein sequence MLKVKTDIFLGDCKDILKQLPDNSIDLIITSPPYADQRKNTYGGIHPKEYVDWFLPIGKELLRVLHPNGTFILNIKEKVVNGERSTYVLELILELKKQGWLWTEEFVWHKKNCFPGKWSNRFRDAWERLLQFNKQKKFNMYQDAVKVPIGDWATGRLKNLSETDKIRDNAKNGSGFGKNVSNWVGKETVYPTNVIHLATECNNKNHSAAFPESLPEWFIKLFTQEGDTILDPFAGSGTTLMVAQKMKRNSIGIEILPEYYEMIKEEIIPVSYLLL from the coding sequence ATGTTAAAGGTAAAAACTGATATTTTCTTAGGAGATTGCAAGGATATTTTAAAACAATTACCTGATAATTCGATCGATTTAATTATTACATCCCCACCCTATGCAGATCAACGAAAAAATACTTATGGTGGAATTCATCCCAAAGAATATGTTGATTGGTTTTTGCCTATCGGTAAAGAATTATTGCGTGTTTTGCATCCCAACGGCACATTTATTTTAAACATAAAAGAGAAGGTTGTTAACGGAGAAAGAAGCACTTATGTTTTAGAATTAATTTTAGAATTAAAAAAACAAGGTTGGTTATGGACAGAAGAATTTGTATGGCATAAAAAAAATTGTTTCCCTGGAAAATGGTCAAATCGTTTTCGAGATGCGTGGGAAAGATTGCTACAATTCAACAAGCAAAAAAAATTTAATATGTATCAGGATGCGGTAAAAGTACCAATTGGTGATTGGGCGACAGGGCGTTTAAAAAACTTAAGCGAAACCGATAAAATTCGTGATAATGCCAAAAATGGTAGTGGATTTGGCAAAAATGTCTCTAATTGGGTAGGCAAAGAAACTGTTTACCCTACTAATGTTATTCATTTAGCTACAGAGTGCAATAACAAAAATCATAGTGCTGCTTTTCCTGAGAGTTTGCCAGAGTGGTTTATTAAACTCTTTACTCAAGAAGGTGATACTATTTTAGACCCTTTTGCAGGTTCAGGAACGACTTTAATGGTAGCACAAAAAATGAAAAGAAACTCGATAGGTATTGAAATTTTACCAGAATATTATGAAATGATTAAGGAAGAAATTATCCCTGTTAGTTATTTATTATTATGA
- a CDS encoding PmeII family type II restriction endonuclease — translation MTNLLKKEDIINYVEGNIDKFHQKRIKKLEELNLKQILKRKNPYLYKAKNILTAQDFVKNLLDAFLQSQEETLFGDFIEGLAIFVCQKVFNGFKSRRLEGIDLEFVKNDITYIVEIKSGPNWGNSSQIKKMKDNFQSAKNILQSENTNMRVIAINGCCYGIENNPDKGDYFKYCGQEFWYFISENENLYIDIIEPLGHKAKEKNEAFLVAYAKVINKFTFNFVQEFCDEGMINWEKIVRFNSQKSQPFRG, via the coding sequence ATGACCAATTTACTAAAAAAAGAAGACATTATTAATTATGTAGAAGGAAATATAGATAAGTTTCATCAGAAAAGAATCAAAAAACTAGAAGAGCTGAATCTTAAACAAATTTTAAAAAGAAAAAATCCTTATCTATACAAAGCAAAAAATATTTTAACAGCACAAGATTTTGTTAAAAATTTATTGGATGCTTTTTTACAGTCACAGGAAGAAACTTTATTCGGTGATTTTATCGAAGGTTTAGCAATTTTTGTTTGCCAAAAAGTTTTTAATGGTTTTAAGTCAAGAAGATTAGAAGGTATTGATTTAGAGTTTGTTAAAAATGATATTACATATATTGTAGAAATAAAATCAGGACCAAATTGGGGAAATAGTAGCCAAATAAAAAAGATGAAAGATAATTTTCAATCAGCAAAAAATATTTTACAATCAGAAAATACAAATATGAGAGTAATTGCTATTAATGGTTGTTGTTATGGTATAGAAAATAACCCAGATAAGGGTGATTACTTTAAATATTGTGGACAGGAATTTTGGTACTTTATTTCTGAGAATGAAAATTTATATATTGATATTATTGAACCTTTAGGGCATAAAGCAAAAGAGAAAAACGAAGCCTTTTTAGTTGCTTATGCAAAAGTTATTAATAAATTCACCTTTAATTTTGTTCAAGAATTCTGTGATGAAGGAATGATTAATTGGGAAAAAATTGTTAGGTTTAACTCTCAAAAATCACAACCCTTCAGAGGTTAA
- a CDS encoding glycosyltransferase: protein MTLAPIALFVYKRPEHTRKTLEALKQCPEFTQSPVFIFSDGAKNEEDLTAVEETRQVVHSMMGKEVKIIEASQNKGLANSIIDGVTHLVNEFEKVIVLEDDLVVSPKFLEYMNNALEQYKNENSVMQISGYMFPVSELKNQNEALFLPFIYSWGWATWKRAWDKFDEKAEGWEILKTDNEMRDRFNLDNNYSFFDMINRQMSGEIDSWAIRWYWSVFKHNGYILYPPISYVTNIGFDGSGTHGSWYASLRLGRSESQPFLVSITLPKKVEINQQKYNYVKTYMRTLQPTWIKFLKKLMSPELVLQLRNYTKVIKSKLP, encoded by the coding sequence ATGACACTTGCTCCGATCGCACTTTTTGTTTATAAAAGACCAGAACATACTCGAAAAACATTGGAAGCATTAAAACAATGTCCAGAATTTACACAAAGTCCGGTGTTTATTTTTTCTGATGGAGCTAAAAACGAAGAAGACTTAACTGCAGTGGAAGAAACAAGACAGGTAGTACATTCAATGATGGGTAAAGAGGTTAAAATTATTGAAGCCAGTCAAAATAAGGGTTTAGCAAATTCTATTATTGATGGTGTCACTCACTTAGTTAATGAATTTGAAAAAGTAATTGTTTTAGAAGATGATCTCGTAGTTAGTCCAAAGTTTTTAGAGTATATGAATAATGCACTAGAACAATACAAAAATGAAAATAGTGTCATGCAAATTTCTGGATATATGTTTCCTGTATCGGAATTAAAAAATCAAAATGAGGCACTATTTTTACCTTTTATATATTCATGGGGCTGGGCTACATGGAAAAGAGCATGGGATAAGTTTGATGAAAAAGCAGAAGGTTGGGAAATCTTAAAAACTGATAATGAAATGCGCGATCGTTTCAACTTAGATAATAACTATAGTTTTTTTGACATGATTAATCGTCAAATGTCAGGAGAAATAGATTCTTGGGCTATTCGTTGGTATTGGAGTGTTTTTAAGCATAATGGTTACATACTTTATCCTCCTATTAGTTATGTCACTAATATTGGATTTGATGGTAGCGGTACTCATGGGTCGTGGTATGCTAGTTTACGTTTAGGACGTAGTGAATCTCAACCATTTTTAGTGTCAATAACATTGCCGAAAAAAGTTGAAATAAATCAACAAAAATATAATTACGTCAAAACTTACATGAGAACTTTACAGCCCACATGGATTAAATTTCTCAAAAAATTAATGAGTCCTGAGTTAGTCTTACAACTAAGAAACTATACAAAAGTTATTAAAAGTAAATTACCATAA
- a CDS encoding polysaccharide pyruvyl transferase family protein, whose translation MKNLLYILRNFQSENYGDLLINDYLIGQLSIHSRVDILYLKSNFDLLQQMTCLQSPNVKLIEWDKEFDRKFFLSVLLKKSFYQYICLIPGHSRYQGLKSRIVQLKNSFILLFLQSLGIKCIWVCKSLDTLPALEQVLEKFISKYIHRYSVRDSLTNINNHLNAEVWPDLAFLMPPNEQKIKSLSSKIIFSFRGDRGEVSEKIIENFCSIVIQKTLEKSNLNEIIFLGNVTLDVPFMKALSDRIRQQFSITVKLVDNLDLINIVNLYDENSLVFTDRLHVALPAMINKTPAFPFIDLSLDTKILGIYKDMGWDEFIIPRPTSVDQLSELSNVGELHNTKMSEVVQTIEKVRINLSSKIAKIFS comes from the coding sequence ATGAAAAATTTACTTTATATATTAAGAAACTTTCAGTCGGAAAACTATGGTGATCTTTTGATTAATGATTATCTTATTGGTCAACTTTCTATTCATAGTAGAGTGGATATTTTGTACCTAAAAAGTAATTTTGATCTTTTACAGCAAATGACTTGTTTACAATCTCCTAATGTCAAATTAATTGAATGGGATAAAGAATTTGATCGAAAATTTTTTCTAAGCGTACTACTGAAAAAATCATTCTACCAATATATTTGTCTTATTCCGGGTCATTCTCGTTATCAAGGATTAAAAAGTCGAATTGTACAGCTAAAAAATTCATTTATTTTATTATTTTTACAATCTTTGGGAATTAAATGTATTTGGGTATGTAAATCATTAGATACACTACCTGCCCTAGAACAAGTCTTAGAAAAATTTATCTCTAAGTATATTCACAGATATTCAGTAAGGGATAGTCTAACAAATATTAATAATCATTTAAATGCAGAAGTGTGGCCCGATTTAGCATTTTTGATGCCTCCAAATGAACAGAAAATTAAATCCTTATCCTCAAAAATAATTTTTTCGTTTCGAGGAGACAGAGGAGAAGTAAGCGAAAAAATAATAGAAAACTTTTGTTCGATCGTGATTCAAAAAACCTTGGAAAAAAGCAACTTAAATGAAATTATTTTTCTTGGTAATGTAACTCTGGATGTTCCTTTTATGAAAGCATTATCTGATAGAATCAGACAACAGTTTTCTATTACTGTAAAGTTAGTCGATAATCTTGATTTAATCAACATAGTGAATCTCTACGACGAAAATTCGTTGGTTTTTACCGATCGTTTACACGTTGCTCTTCCCGCAATGATAAATAAAACTCCAGCGTTTCCCTTTATTGATTTATCATTGGACACTAAAATTTTAGGTATTTACAAAGATATGGGATGGGATGAATTTATTATTCCTCGCCCTACTAGTGTTGATCAGTTATCTGAGCTTTCTAATGTAGGAGAATTACATAATACTAAAATGTCCGAGGTTGTTCAAACAATAGAAAAAGTGAGAATTAACTTAAGTTCAAAAATAGCAAAAATATTCTCCTAA
- a CDS encoding glycosyltransferase family 4 protein, which yields MKKKVIIVSSSYPSPEVPHVGIFVKNIAEGWVEMGSEVVVICPKSIFTSKKIFFESFFLKPYKTEKGIIIIRPPFFNISKLFFCNIILQNNITQFLFELSCSWGLKYISFRPDFVYCHFLITVQGAYKVANTLKTFLFVGCGESDIGNAIDKLTTTGKKIVVESLSGIISNSPVISEKLYLEGLINKASLLTVPNRADPIKFFPIDLKEARRKKKIDISDFVLIFVGQFIPRKGYKQVLEAIKLIPNIKIIFIGKGTPPQISEQIIFAGSVSHEELPQWLACANIFVLPTTGEGCSNAISEAMAMGLPIISSNLPEISCQVFPDSSILVDPMSIDEIVKGINLIKDNYDEFQSKAIKNAHSLPKEKRAEIIGKWIVEEISKEEKN from the coding sequence ATGAAAAAAAAAGTGATTATCGTCTCAAGTTCATACCCTTCTCCTGAAGTGCCTCATGTGGGTATTTTTGTCAAAAACATAGCTGAGGGTTGGGTTGAAATGGGAAGTGAAGTAGTCGTTATTTGTCCAAAAAGCATATTTACTTCTAAAAAAATTTTTTTTGAGTCCTTTTTTTTAAAGCCTTATAAAACTGAAAAAGGAATAATCATTATTAGACCACCATTTTTTAACATAAGTAAACTTTTTTTTTGTAATATAATTCTTCAAAATAATATTACTCAATTTCTTTTTGAATTATCTTGTTCATGGGGTTTGAAATACATTTCTTTTCGTCCTGATTTTGTTTATTGTCATTTTTTGATAACAGTTCAAGGGGCTTATAAAGTGGCAAATACTCTTAAAACATTTTTATTTGTAGGGTGTGGAGAATCTGACATAGGTAATGCGATTGACAAACTTACTACTACTGGGAAAAAAATAGTTGTAGAGTCACTTAGTGGCATAATTTCTAACTCTCCTGTTATTTCCGAAAAATTGTACTTGGAAGGGTTAATTAATAAAGCATCTCTTTTAACTGTTCCAAATCGGGCTGATCCGATTAAATTTTTTCCGATCGATCTCAAAGAAGCTCGGAGAAAGAAAAAAATAGATATTTCGGATTTTGTTTTGATTTTTGTTGGACAATTTATCCCCAGAAAAGGATATAAACAGGTTTTAGAAGCGATAAAATTAATTCCCAATATCAAAATTATTTTTATCGGTAAAGGAACTCCCCCACAAATTTCGGAACAGATTATTTTTGCAGGTTCTGTTTCCCATGAGGAGTTACCACAATGGTTAGCTTGTGCTAATATTTTTGTTTTACCAACTACTGGAGAAGGATGTTCTAATGCTATATCAGAAGCTATGGCAATGGGGCTTCCTATTATTAGTTCTAATTTACCAGAAATTTCTTGTCAAGTTTTCCCTGACTCTTCTATTCTAGTTGATCCAATGTCCATTGATGAAATTGTCAAGGGGATTAATTTAATAAAAGATAATTATGATGAATTTCAGTCTAAGGCGATTAAAAATGCTCATTCTCTTCCTAAAGAAAAAAGAGCTGAAATAATTGGTAAATGGATTGTAGAAGAAATTAGTAAAGAAGAAAAAAACTAA